Within Populus trichocarpa isolate Nisqually-1 chromosome 6, P.trichocarpa_v4.1, whole genome shotgun sequence, the genomic segment CATGGAGCATCAAGTTCTTTTGGACATTCAGGGCAATTTTTTGTCTGTTTGCTTGTTTAGTACGATAAATCACTGATTGAATTGTCCTATGTcgaaaaagtaaataaattatacaGTTCAAGCTGAttgtttattgatattaattagtGGTAGTAGGCCTACGCCTGCAAAATTTTAGACAAGCAGCCAGCGAATATATAGCAGTATGATAGTTTTAGCATTAGCGCTTGGCTAGCTCTCTTGTCTTTAGGAATCAGGGGTAGTTATGgttttttctaaaatgttttttttttatatattaaaataatattatttttttatattaaaaaacttatttttaatatcaacaaatcaaaacaatacaaaaatttaaaaaattattttttaaaaaaatcaaactttaaaaaacacaattccaGATACATTTCCAACCTCCgcgttttcttttgctttggaATGGAGGTAAGACACTCATGATAAAGATTCTGGATGTCTAGTCCTCATTTTAGTGTTTAAATAGTCATTTAACCCGTGATTTGCTTaggttataatattttttaaaaaataatattagatatACAGgcttttttaatgtattttttatataaaccgATAAAAAACCAATGCAAAATAATAAGATTACATGTATCAGAatccctaataaatcaaatattaaaatattaaaattcaaaaaaaaattaatctaaaaaaatttaattttaaaaacaaaaattcaagtttttaagTAACACCATTACAAATACATTTACAACCTCAcgtttttgcttttgctttggAATGGAGGTAAGACAGTAACGATAAAGATCTAGTCTTTAGTGTTTAATCAGTCTGTAAATAGAATAGTGAGTTATTGAGGAGGATTCTTGGTACAAGTAGTCCTGTACGTGGTCGTTTTGCTTTCCagtgaagaaattttttatacaaaacaaaattgatggTACAGCTGTAAACAGTCAATGTTTTCGACAAAAATTAATCACAAATATTGTCAACGcgttttatatttcaaattgcTTAGCTGTTGTAAAGAATCTTTGAAAATCCTGCTCGGCAAAACTTGCGTATATCTAATTAGGTtgctgcttttttcttttttttctttttttcttttttcttttttttttgaattggtctCTTGCCTGgctcaaaaaagaaaactgaaagaTCATGCGAGtcccagagaaaaaaaaaaaaaagggtaggtTGTCTTGTGTTTGAAAGAATCAATTTAAGGAAATGAAGGTTGTCTTGTGTTTGAAAGAATCAATTTAAGGAAATGAATAAGTCCTCCCACAAGAAATCTTACGCTTCAAACTAATGTTTGGGTGACAATATGGAACTCAAGgaaactagctagctagctcaaAAGGGAAAATGCATTTACAGTAATCAAGATTTACAGTTTGACTAAATATTGTTTAGGCTCGATCCCCTGGCTTTATGGTGCAAAGGAGAGTGCAATCCATTTCCATGATTTTGGCTTAGAGCAGTTTCTGAGTGAATGGTCGGAGACCTCGGCCGGGATCTACCTTGACGCTTTTGGCCTCGATGGAGTTGATGCCTTTGGTGCTGCTGCCCGTTCTTCTCTTTCTTCGTCTGATCCCTCTTGGTTTCACACTCCTTGTTATCATCTTCTTTAAGATTTTCAGTTGGAACTGTGTACACAAAAGGTCCAATAGGAACGTCTTCAAAATCCTTGAGTGGATCCAGAGTGTTAACAACTATGCTCATTGTTGGTCTATGTTTTGGCCTGTGGCTCAGACATTGATAAGCCAATTCAGCTGCCTTTCGAGCTCCAGTTTCTGAGTATTGACCCTCCAGTCTCGGGTCCATTATCCGGCCGAGTTTCCGGGGATCATTCAACATGGGCCTTGCCCACTCTACCAGGTTCTGTTCTCTTTGGGGACGGCTTTTGTCCACAGACCTTCTCCCTGTAAGAAGCTCCAGTAGTACTACTCCAAAACTATACACATCACTCCTTGATGTCAAGTGACCTGAAACAATCAATGTCAAATTAGATTTCTATATGTATGCTGGCTGGGCAATCAAATGAATGCCAAGGTCAAATGCAacaattacacacacacacgtatgATTGAGTATTAGCTAgcttaaaattaaacatatataataaattaccTGTCATGATGTATTCAGGAGCGGCATAGCCTTGCGTTCCCATGACTCGGGTGGAAACGTGTGTGTCTGACCCTTCAGGACCATCTTTTGCTAGTCCAAAATCTGAAAGTTTCGGCGTATAATCCTGTGGAGAACATTCGGGGAAACATCATTATTAGAAGGTTAATTAATATTGCGTAAACTAAGACGAGTCCTgattaaagaaattaagagaTGCTTACCGAGTCCAGCAAAATGTTGGAAGCTTTGAAATCTCTGTATATGACAGGCTTTTCTGATTCGTGGAGGAAGGCTAGGCCCTTTGCAGCTccaactgcaattttcgttctTGCTGACCACGGTAATGATACCGAATACcctaaaaattcaaagaatacCTGTCAGCTCTCAGGTTGCTTTTCTTATTGTAAAATGATTATAGTTTATTTGCATAACAAATTAAACTTGGGATTTCCAAAGAAACATACTTCTAAATAACTGATTCTCT encodes:
- the LOC18100332 gene encoding serine/threonine-protein kinase RIPK; the protein is MIMTVEKTTWRSMVSSCFKPNEISPSKPKKIVTKQTSFQRISMSDLSNPSTLSEDLSISLAGSNLHVFTLPELKVITQNFAASNFLGEGGFGPVHKGFIDDKLRPGLKAQPVAVKLLDLDGSQGHREWLAEVIFLGQLRHPHLVKLIGYCCEEEHRLLVYEYMPRGSLENQLFRRYSVSLPWSARTKIAVGAAKGLAFLHESEKPVIYRDFKASNILLDSDYTPKLSDFGLAKDGPEGSDTHVSTRVMGTQGYAAPEYIMTGHLTSRSDVYSFGVVLLELLTGRRSVDKSRPQREQNLVEWARPMLNDPRKLGRIMDPRLEGQYSETGARKAAELAYQCLSHRPKHRPTMSIVVNTLDPLKDFEDVPIGPFVYTVPTENLKEDDNKECETKRDQTKKEKNGQQHQRHQLHRGQKRQGRSRPRSPTIHSETALSQNHGNGLHSPLHHKARGSSLNNI